The following coding sequences lie in one Methylotuvimicrobium alcaliphilum 20Z genomic window:
- a CDS encoding PLDc N-terminal domain-containing protein, which produces MDIEVGGFLGLVVLVLDIWAIISIVKSGASTGSQVLWVILILLLPVVGLIIWWFAGPKGG; this is translated from the coding sequence ATGGATATTGAAGTCGGCGGTTTTCTGGGTCTTGTAGTGCTTGTCCTGGATATCTGGGCCATTATTAGCATTGTAAAAAGTGGTGCTTCAACTGGATCGCAAGTTTTATGGGTGATTTTGATATTACTGCTGCCAGTTGTCGGTCTGATAATCTGGTGGTTTGCGGGGCCGAAAGGGGGTTAA
- a CDS encoding ATP-binding protein → MQSADIQVDVVIPTQTKYLDLIGSIGERIGRELDHYSGDRDALAYQLNLVLTEATTNAIKHSNYKGPKDCVRITIHIQEDELDIKVFDHGQGFDIESVPIPDFDNPKENGMGIYFIKTLMDSVTYTRMEEVNVLEIKKSLR, encoded by the coding sequence ATGCAAAGTGCGGATATTCAGGTTGATGTAGTTATTCCGACACAAACCAAATACCTGGATTTGATCGGCAGCATCGGGGAGCGGATCGGTAGAGAGCTGGATCATTATTCCGGTGATCGAGATGCGTTGGCTTATCAATTGAACCTTGTGTTAACCGAAGCAACAACAAACGCAATTAAGCATTCTAATTATAAAGGGCCGAAGGACTGTGTAAGAATTACGATTCACATACAGGAAGATGAACTCGATATTAAAGTTTTCGATCATGGACAAGGCTTTGATATCGAGTCAGTGCCGATTCCGGATTTCGATAATCCGAAGGAAAACGGAATGGGTATTTATTTTATTAAGACACTGATGGACTCGGTCACTTATACGCGAATGGAAGAAGTCAACGTTTTAGAAATTAAAAAAAGCCTACGATAA
- a CDS encoding DUF2459 domain-containing protein, which yields MLIRPIVFWMACFLCSGCGSSPSALYANGTEQMIIHVVDHGLHTGIVVDARTAAESISGLAFDLTEIGFIEFGWGDRAFYQAESFSLWLAIKALFFPTESVMHVAGLRHHPEHYFRRSDIERILLSKNQVVAMLGFINQSFVRDGQGDLINLGRGLYAYSRFYSATGSYHIFNNCNTWTMEAMSEADVATDSPLALTARGVMRRIRRHQKKLLSGQAEF from the coding sequence ATGCTTATCAGACCGATCGTTTTTTGGATGGCCTGCTTTTTATGCAGCGGCTGCGGATCTTCGCCATCGGCGCTTTATGCAAACGGCACCGAACAAATGATTATTCATGTCGTCGATCACGGATTACATACCGGTATCGTGGTCGATGCTAGAACGGCGGCGGAGAGTATTTCCGGACTGGCGTTCGATTTAACTGAAATCGGTTTTATCGAGTTTGGTTGGGGCGATCGCGCTTTTTATCAGGCCGAGTCGTTTTCTTTGTGGTTGGCTATAAAGGCGTTGTTTTTTCCGACCGAGTCAGTCATGCATGTCGCTGGGCTTCGGCACCATCCGGAGCATTATTTTCGGCGCAGTGACATCGAACGCATCTTATTGTCAAAAAACCAGGTGGTCGCAATGTTGGGTTTTATCAATCAGTCTTTCGTAAGAGACGGGCAGGGCGATTTAATCAATTTAGGGCGAGGCTTGTATGCTTATAGCCGTTTTTACAGCGCAACCGGTTCCTATCATATTTTTAACAACTGCAATACTTGGACCATGGAAGCTATGAGCGAAGCAGATGTCGCGACGGATAGTCCACTCGCACTTACTGCGCGAGGAGTCATGCGGCGGATCAGACGACATCAGAAAAAACTTTTATCCGGTCAGGCCGAGTTTTAG
- the chrA gene encoding chromate efflux transporter, with amino-acid sequence MNKNIDTIPFKQALWYWFKLGFISFGGPAGQISMMHQELVEKRKWISEQRFLHALNYCMVLPGPEAQQLATYIGWLMHGVSGGIAAGVLFVLPSLFILIALTWSYLVFNDVPAVSGILYGIKPAVTAIIVFAAYRIGSRTLSNRYLKLIAALSFFAIFALNIPFPLIVLGAGVLGWLGAHCFPNQFHISEHPANSINSFGPAIIDDHTSMPGHAKFTWSKIYKTGLTGFGIWASLILVLLINFGRHNLLTQMAWFFTKAALLTFGGAYAVLPYVYQGGVGHFYWLTGTQMMDGLALGETTPGPLIMIVAFVGFVGGWNHPVFETNSLVWSGIAAASIATLFTFLPSFLFILIGGPLVEATRDDLKMTAPLKGITAAVVGVILNLAVFFAWHVLWPLNFNGPFDVFSALTGTVAFVLLFKFKRGMVTVIGLSAILGLLYSLLITN; translated from the coding sequence TTGAACAAGAATATCGACACGATTCCTTTTAAACAAGCACTTTGGTATTGGTTTAAACTCGGCTTCATCAGTTTCGGCGGCCCGGCCGGCCAAATCAGCATGATGCATCAAGAGTTGGTTGAAAAAAGAAAATGGATCTCCGAACAACGCTTTTTACATGCATTGAATTATTGTATGGTTCTACCCGGCCCGGAAGCCCAACAATTAGCTACATACATCGGATGGTTGATGCATGGTGTAAGCGGCGGTATTGCCGCCGGCGTTTTGTTCGTACTACCTTCGCTGTTTATTTTAATCGCTCTGACTTGGAGCTATTTAGTATTCAACGATGTTCCCGCCGTATCAGGCATACTCTACGGTATTAAACCGGCTGTCACCGCCATTATCGTTTTCGCCGCCTATCGAATCGGTTCCAGAACGTTAAGCAACCGTTATCTTAAACTAATTGCAGCACTTTCCTTCTTCGCCATTTTCGCATTGAATATTCCGTTTCCCTTGATCGTGCTTGGTGCAGGCGTCCTAGGTTGGCTCGGCGCGCATTGTTTTCCGAATCAATTTCATATATCCGAACACCCTGCGAACTCTATAAATTCTTTTGGACCTGCCATTATTGACGACCATACGTCCATGCCTGGCCACGCTAAGTTTACTTGGTCAAAAATCTATAAAACCGGTTTGACCGGTTTCGGGATTTGGGCAAGCCTGATTTTAGTATTGCTGATCAACTTCGGTCGACACAATTTATTAACACAGATGGCTTGGTTTTTTACCAAAGCTGCTCTATTAACCTTTGGCGGAGCTTATGCCGTATTGCCTTATGTTTATCAAGGAGGAGTCGGGCACTTTTATTGGTTGACCGGCACGCAAATGATGGATGGTTTGGCATTGGGCGAAACGACTCCCGGACCGTTGATTATGATCGTTGCGTTCGTCGGCTTCGTCGGCGGTTGGAATCATCCGGTGTTTGAGACTAACAGTTTAGTTTGGTCCGGCATCGCCGCGGCAAGCATCGCAACGTTATTCACTTTTTTACCGTCGTTTTTATTTATATTGATCGGCGGACCTTTAGTCGAAGCCACTCGCGACGACCTAAAAATGACTGCACCGCTCAAAGGTATTACTGCCGCCGTGGTTGGAGTAATTTTAAATCTGGCGGTATTTTTTGCTTGGCATGTTCTTTGGCCGCTAAACTTCAATGGCCCTTTCGATGTATTTTCCGCATTGACCGGCACAGTCGCTTTCGTATTGCTGTTTAAATTTAAACGTGGCATGGTAACAGTGATCGGCTTAAGCGCGATACTGGGATTGCTTTATTCGTTGCTCATCACGAACTGA
- a CDS encoding STAS domain-containing protein has product MNLTQQQLDGFNVLHINEERIDAHNSSDLKAFIIDMIEEGEPNIVVQLQQVKFIDSSGLGALLAGFKHATAKSGKLALSNLQPQVLSMFELTRLNRVFEIYNNLDEATTSES; this is encoded by the coding sequence ATGAATTTAACGCAGCAACAATTAGACGGTTTCAATGTCCTTCACATCAATGAAGAGAGGATCGATGCTCACAATTCGAGTGATTTAAAAGCATTTATTATCGATATGATAGAAGAAGGCGAACCTAATATCGTCGTGCAGTTACAACAGGTCAAGTTTATTGATAGTTCGGGGCTTGGTGCGTTGCTGGCAGGCTTTAAACATGCGACTGCAAAATCAGGTAAATTAGCTTTGTCGAACCTACAGCCGCAAGTGTTGTCTATGTTTGAATTAACCCGGCTGAACCGGGTATTCGAAATTTATAATAATTTGGACGAAGCGACCACCAGTGAATCTTAG
- a CDS encoding NAD-glutamate dehydrogenase domain-containing protein, translated as MKVYLRAGNLALKASRQRRKLKAVQHILEGHGDNQNRRFLIKLAEMLLFPDSYFVSLPPHISSSLIARIFELFTDDIETHIVEELRIPNDPQQFIVIVCRNLTHVVDSLLALQSDQQLPFQLLAHPVLTVKRQGEMITGLESNGLSGTKQLLIVLRLEAVDSGIKDAFFERITAIIEWAEALDRDRIALKESLLGLNDISEFSQFSALIDWLEQKAFIPFKSHRLSVDDQDTTTSLKPLGSEFCRDNNPTAISDFIRVMQAVLARDYPLIIQYLPVRSPLIHDQPLIYIGFKHSLPDGGGFCEYGFFGVFDETEMGGACSNIPFLQRKIEQTLAHHKTPENSYEYLQLKEIFNLFPKVDLFLLEIPQLDLLIQSLRRYLYRPEGIKLVVLGGFGLESMSALIIVPIHLYSEEIESVLLGRLSSNLDSSAELVRKIMLSGPYLGLHFLLRPTAETITIDVDQLDRDLNKQIRPWSTSLCRTLERAYGKYKACKLWQKYRTVFPPGYQALMPPRHAIKDIGLIESLLDDEPMTIGLLRPCGKIRHYRLHFCSRQERYLDEYIPILENFNLRVLDQVQFPLSVSGRPVFIKSFTISAAKSQHDSFTELKSRLLSGIGAVFNGKAENDELNSLLVLAGMTWQQIDVLRAYRNYYLQLGYPTTTSSFNQALLANSSTAFALFEYFEARFRPDPNLGEPMQREEQLLFPLRLKLLENLSGVTDINHDKILRTLFNLIDATMRCNFHVRQKRDDFFIAFKINSLGIIDMPPPKPQNEIYVHAVDMEGIHLRGGKISRGGIRWSDRPDDFRTEVLDLMQTQMSKNALIIPKGAKGGFIVKAPVADPGFREAGRKAYVKLVQGLLDLTDNYVEDQVVPLPGIVSYDDHDPYLVVAADKGTAQFSDLANSVSAQYHFWLGDAFASGGSNGYNHKALGITARGAWECVKRHFRELGKDIQSEPFTVVGIGSMDGDVFGNGMLLSHSTHLLAAISGRHIFIDPAPADLEKSYLERKRLFELPGSSWDDYDRSLISEGGGIYSRHAKDIAVSPQLRKWLGIRYKSLDGSTLIRLLLTAPVELLWFGGIGTYVKATNEKHEDVGDRSNDDVRVDALQLRAAVVGEGANLGFTQKARIEFALGGGRIDTDAVHNSGGVDCSDHEVNLKILLTGLQKKQGLKDYRETFESLTDEVCAAVLTNNYKQSLCLSLEQLRVKGNAEQYLLLSERLESAGVLDRAIESFPSYKEVMGRSGQIITRPEFAVLMAACKIQLTQDIMDRSELISASDYDIYLQSYFPDPIRQNFAEHLANHPLAPAIKATVISNTVINQAGCGFLNWHNDNGGSIIDSITVYLTFDQVLEAADFRREIFSLDNLIPAEQQYGLLLQLENVLAEFSQWVLMNELVVRPDPITLENYRSCLTAFANEFIPSDSENEAANGVPVKLAKRIAFINALNDFPQIAVLSTESGYAFSTVRKTFVEVAKFLDLDKLLEQLSAITVQNHWERKVFNNLKAEIKQTHGRLVQSLLASDAYDCKAYFADSANKQKLIRYQRVFQEVSRSTTSSLMPYLTLNKALMNLI; from the coding sequence GTGAAAGTATATCTGAGAGCCGGTAATCTTGCTCTAAAGGCATCGCGTCAGCGCCGGAAATTAAAGGCGGTACAACATATTCTAGAAGGACACGGCGACAATCAAAACCGGCGGTTTTTAATTAAATTGGCGGAAATGCTGTTGTTTCCGGACAGCTATTTTGTTTCACTGCCGCCTCATATATCCTCATCGCTGATTGCCAGGATATTTGAGCTCTTTACTGACGATATCGAAACGCATATCGTCGAAGAACTAAGGATACCGAACGATCCTCAACAATTTATCGTGATTGTCTGTCGTAATTTAACGCATGTCGTCGATTCTTTATTGGCCTTACAAAGCGATCAACAGCTTCCGTTTCAATTATTGGCACATCCCGTTTTGACTGTTAAGCGTCAGGGGGAAATGATAACCGGGTTAGAAAGTAATGGTTTATCCGGAACCAAGCAACTGTTGATCGTGTTGCGTCTTGAAGCGGTTGATTCAGGTATCAAAGATGCATTTTTCGAAAGGATAACGGCAATTATCGAATGGGCCGAAGCCCTTGATCGAGACCGCATAGCCTTGAAAGAAAGCTTGCTTGGCCTCAATGATATTTCCGAGTTTTCTCAATTTAGCGCTTTGATCGATTGGCTCGAGCAAAAGGCTTTTATCCCTTTTAAGAGCCATCGATTGTCGGTCGACGATCAAGACACGACCACTTCGCTTAAACCCTTGGGTTCAGAGTTTTGTCGCGACAATAACCCTACAGCCATATCGGACTTCATTCGAGTGATGCAGGCTGTTTTGGCGCGCGATTATCCTTTGATCATCCAATACTTACCGGTACGAAGCCCATTGATTCACGACCAACCCTTAATTTACATAGGGTTCAAACATTCGTTGCCGGACGGAGGCGGTTTTTGCGAATACGGTTTTTTCGGGGTTTTCGATGAGACCGAAATGGGGGGGGCATGCAGTAATATCCCGTTTTTACAACGTAAAATCGAACAAACATTAGCGCATCATAAAACCCCTGAAAACAGTTATGAATATCTGCAGCTTAAAGAGATATTCAATTTGTTTCCGAAAGTCGATTTATTTTTGCTCGAGATTCCGCAACTCGATTTATTGATTCAATCGCTCAGGCGTTACCTATATCGTCCGGAAGGCATCAAGTTAGTGGTGCTCGGCGGCTTCGGGTTGGAATCGATGTCCGCGCTAATTATTGTCCCGATTCATTTGTATAGCGAAGAAATTGAATCCGTATTGTTAGGACGCTTGTCGTCAAATCTCGATAGTAGCGCTGAATTAGTCCGGAAAATTATGCTTAGCGGTCCTTATTTAGGGCTGCATTTTTTGCTGAGACCAACGGCCGAAACAATAACAATCGATGTCGATCAATTAGATAGGGACCTCAATAAACAGATCAGGCCCTGGTCTACGTCGTTGTGTCGAACTCTGGAGCGCGCCTACGGTAAATACAAAGCCTGTAAATTATGGCAGAAATACCGTACGGTTTTTCCGCCCGGATATCAAGCGTTGATGCCTCCGCGCCATGCCATCAAGGACATTGGCTTAATCGAATCGTTGTTGGATGACGAGCCGATGACGATTGGTTTGTTGAGACCGTGCGGCAAGATTCGGCATTATCGTTTGCATTTTTGCAGTCGGCAAGAACGCTATTTAGACGAATATATTCCAATTCTCGAAAATTTTAATTTGCGAGTTTTGGATCAGGTTCAATTCCCATTGTCAGTGTCCGGTCGCCCGGTTTTTATTAAAAGCTTTACGATTTCCGCCGCGAAGTCTCAGCATGACAGTTTTACCGAGTTAAAATCTCGCTTATTATCCGGTATCGGTGCGGTATTTAACGGAAAAGCTGAAAACGACGAGTTGAATAGCTTACTCGTATTGGCTGGTATGACTTGGCAGCAGATCGATGTGCTGCGTGCATATCGCAATTATTATCTGCAATTGGGCTACCCGACGACGACTAGTAGCTTCAACCAGGCATTACTCGCTAATTCTAGTACCGCCTTCGCCTTGTTTGAGTATTTCGAGGCCCGTTTCAGGCCCGACCCTAATTTAGGGGAGCCGATGCAACGCGAGGAACAGTTGTTGTTTCCGTTACGTCTTAAATTGCTAGAAAATCTTAGCGGCGTTACCGATATCAATCACGACAAAATTTTGCGTACGCTGTTTAATTTAATTGATGCAACGATGCGTTGTAATTTTCATGTTAGGCAAAAGCGGGACGATTTTTTTATCGCATTCAAAATCAACAGCCTCGGCATCATCGACATGCCCCCTCCAAAGCCTCAAAATGAAATATATGTGCATGCCGTCGATATGGAAGGGATACATTTGCGGGGGGGTAAAATCTCTCGCGGCGGCATTCGTTGGTCGGACCGGCCCGACGATTTCAGAACCGAAGTTTTAGATCTGATGCAAACTCAGATGAGCAAGAACGCGCTGATTATTCCGAAAGGCGCAAAGGGCGGGTTTATCGTCAAGGCACCGGTTGCCGACCCCGGCTTTAGAGAAGCGGGCCGCAAGGCTTATGTCAAGCTGGTTCAGGGCTTACTAGATTTGACCGACAATTATGTCGAAGATCAAGTTGTGCCTTTACCCGGTATTGTGAGCTATGACGATCATGATCCTTATTTGGTCGTCGCCGCCGACAAAGGAACGGCTCAGTTTTCGGATTTGGCGAATTCGGTTTCAGCTCAATATCATTTTTGGCTTGGCGATGCCTTTGCGAGCGGCGGCTCAAACGGCTATAACCACAAAGCATTAGGAATTACCGCCCGTGGGGCTTGGGAATGCGTTAAACGGCATTTTCGCGAACTCGGTAAGGATATACAAAGCGAGCCTTTTACAGTTGTCGGCATCGGCAGCATGGACGGCGACGTATTCGGAAACGGCATGTTGTTATCGCATAGCACGCACTTGCTTGCCGCAATTAGCGGTCGTCATATCTTTATCGATCCCGCCCCGGCCGATCTCGAAAAATCGTATTTAGAGCGTAAGCGTTTGTTTGAATTGCCGGGGTCGAGCTGGGACGATTATGACCGAAGTCTCATTTCCGAGGGAGGTGGAATTTATTCGCGACATGCGAAGGATATTGCAGTATCTCCGCAATTGCGCAAATGGTTGGGTATTCGTTATAAAAGCTTAGATGGCTCGACCTTGATTCGCTTATTATTGACTGCGCCGGTTGAGTTACTATGGTTTGGCGGTATCGGTACCTATGTGAAAGCAACTAACGAAAAACATGAAGATGTAGGCGACCGAAGCAACGACGATGTACGTGTCGATGCGCTGCAATTGCGTGCGGCGGTTGTCGGCGAAGGCGCTAATCTCGGTTTCACTCAAAAGGCCAGAATTGAGTTCGCGCTTGGTGGAGGGCGTATCGATACCGATGCGGTTCATAATTCGGGTGGGGTCGATTGTTCCGATCATGAGGTCAACCTCAAAATATTATTGACCGGGCTTCAGAAAAAACAAGGCTTGAAGGATTATCGGGAAACTTTCGAATCCTTGACCGACGAAGTATGCGCGGCAGTATTGACCAATAATTACAAACAAAGTCTATGCTTGTCGCTCGAACAATTACGTGTAAAAGGGAATGCCGAACAGTACTTGTTGCTTTCAGAACGATTGGAAAGTGCCGGCGTGCTCGACCGTGCCATCGAGTCTTTTCCATCTTACAAAGAAGTGATGGGGAGATCCGGTCAAATCATTACACGGCCTGAATTTGCCGTGCTGATGGCCGCCTGTAAGATCCAACTGACACAAGACATCATGGATAGAAGCGAATTAATATCGGCTTCCGATTACGATATTTATTTGCAAAGCTACTTTCCAGACCCGATACGGCAGAACTTTGCCGAGCATTTAGCCAATCATCCTCTCGCGCCGGCAATTAAGGCGACCGTAATCAGTAATACGGTTATCAATCAAGCAGGGTGCGGTTTTTTGAATTGGCATAATGACAATGGCGGCAGTATCATCGACAGCATTACCGTTTATTTGACTTTCGATCAAGTACTGGAAGCTGCCGATTTTCGCCGAGAAATTTTTAGTTTGGATAATCTCATTCCTGCCGAACAGCAGTACGGTCTGCTATTACAACTGGAAAATGTCTTGGCCGAATTCAGCCAATGGGTATTGATGAACGAACTGGTTGTGCGTCCTGATCCTATTACGTTGGAAAATTATCGCTCTTGTTTAACTGCTTTCGCCAATGAATTTATTCCGTCCGATTCCGAGAATGAAGCGGCTAACGGTGTACCCGTCAAACTGGCAAAGCGTATCGCATTCATCAATGCACTGAACGATTTTCCGCAAATTGCAGTACTCTCTACTGAATCCGGGTATGCTTTCAGTACAGTACGTAAGACGTTTGTCGAAGTTGCCAAATTTTTGGACTTGGACAAGTTGTTGGAGCAGCTGTCGGCTATAACGGTGCAAAATCATTGGGAGCGCAAAGTTTTTAACAATCTCAAGGCTGAAATCAAACAAACGCATGGAAGGCTCGTGCAATCTCTTTTGGCCTCGGATGCGTACGATTGCAAAGCTTATTTCGCAGACTCTGCTAACAAGCAGAAGCTCATCCGTTATCAACGAGTTTTTCAAGAAGTTTCGAGAAGTACGACAAGCAGCTTGATGCCTTATTTAACCTTGAACAAAGCATTGATGAATTTGATTTGA
- a CDS encoding sodium:solute symporter, which produces MPHYTLAQTDLIIILVYFCIVLAIGIKVGTEAKGTEDYFLAGRSMTWPFVGISLFASNISSTTLVGLSGDAYATGISVFNYEWMAAIVLVFYAVFFLPMVLQSKVYTMPEFLQRRYDARSRYFFSGLTLVGNILIDTAGALYAGGILLKMIFPDIPLWQSILVLALLAGAYTVAGGLKAVIYTDAIQTILILIGAIIVSILAYRKIDGWEAVTAVTPENMLSLIQSADDTTLPWTGLVLGVPILGFYFWCTNQFMAQRILSAKNIQHGRYGTLLAALLKLPVLFIMVLPGSMSRVLYPDLPNPDQVYPTLLFDLLPSGLLGLVVAGTLAALMSSIDSTLNSASTLVTMDFIRQIRPQWSDRTLMWAGRLTAFIFMVLAAAWAPYIENFSSLFQYLQNILAYIAPPVVAVFILGIFWRGATATAAFYTFIVSLGISFYLIISPIDMHFLHVAFMLFVICLIIMFIISRLTEKPNLQDIAPYLWKIRRLQEESVELELLPWYQNYRILAALLLVLTIALVIVWR; this is translated from the coding sequence GTACTGGCAATCGGTATCAAGGTAGGAACAGAAGCCAAAGGCACGGAAGATTATTTTCTAGCCGGACGATCGATGACCTGGCCTTTCGTCGGCATTTCATTGTTTGCGTCCAATATTTCCAGCACCACTTTGGTGGGATTGTCCGGAGATGCTTATGCAACCGGTATTTCGGTCTTCAACTATGAATGGATGGCTGCGATCGTCTTGGTGTTTTACGCGGTTTTCTTTTTGCCGATGGTGCTACAGTCAAAAGTTTACACGATGCCCGAGTTTTTACAGAGACGCTACGACGCTCGCTCGCGTTATTTTTTTTCGGGCTTAACTTTAGTGGGTAATATTCTTATCGATACCGCCGGTGCACTCTATGCCGGCGGTATTTTGCTAAAAATGATTTTCCCTGACATTCCTCTGTGGCAATCTATTTTAGTCTTGGCTTTATTGGCCGGAGCTTATACCGTAGCGGGCGGTTTAAAAGCGGTTATCTATACCGATGCAATACAAACAATACTAATTCTAATCGGCGCTATTATCGTTTCAATTCTTGCTTATCGAAAAATCGATGGATGGGAAGCAGTGACCGCCGTTACGCCGGAAAACATGCTCAGCTTGATACAATCAGCCGATGACACTACTTTACCTTGGACAGGGTTGGTTTTGGGAGTGCCTATTCTCGGTTTTTATTTTTGGTGTACCAATCAATTCATGGCGCAAAGAATTCTTAGCGCAAAAAATATACAGCATGGTCGCTATGGGACATTGCTGGCTGCTTTATTGAAGTTACCCGTTTTGTTCATCATGGTATTGCCGGGCAGCATGTCTCGTGTGCTTTATCCTGACCTACCGAACCCCGATCAGGTATATCCGACTTTGTTGTTCGACTTATTGCCTTCCGGACTCTTAGGGCTTGTAGTTGCAGGGACTCTCGCCGCACTGATGTCCAGTATAGACTCTACGCTCAACTCGGCATCCACCCTGGTAACCATGGACTTTATTCGCCAAATTCGTCCCCAATGGTCCGACCGAACCCTAATGTGGGCCGGGCGGCTAACTGCATTTATCTTCATGGTTTTAGCGGCTGCTTGGGCGCCTTATATTGAAAATTTCAGCTCATTATTCCAATATTTGCAAAACATATTAGCCTATATCGCACCGCCCGTCGTCGCAGTCTTCATCTTGGGCATTTTCTGGCGCGGAGCAACGGCAACTGCGGCGTTTTATACTTTTATTGTCAGCCTGGGCATCTCGTTTTATTTAATAATTAGTCCAATCGATATGCATTTTCTTCATGTCGCTTTCATGCTCTTTGTCATCTGTCTGATTATCATGTTCATAATCAGTAGGCTGACGGAAAAGCCAAATTTGCAGGATATCGCGCCTTATCTTTGGAAGATTCGCAGGCTACAAGAAGAATCGGTTGAATTGGAGCTTCTGCCGTGGTATCAAAATTACCGGATACTCGCCGCTCTGTTATTAGTATTGACTATCGCTTTGGTTATCGTGTGGCGGTAA
- a CDS encoding C40 family peptidase, translating to MPNSEAALKQTLYGHYREWASIPYQCGGLSKSGIDCSGFVYLTFAKKLGVHLPRTSDRQAQTGKPIPQQQLRTGDLVFFNTGPQQHHVGIYIEQRRFLHVSTIKGVAISSLDNQYCSDRYWKSVRVLSS from the coding sequence ATGCCTAATTCCGAAGCGGCATTAAAGCAAACGCTCTATGGCCATTACCGCGAATGGGCGTCGATTCCTTATCAATGTGGCGGGCTTTCGAAATCCGGTATCGATTGCTCCGGTTTCGTTTATCTGACTTTCGCGAAAAAGTTAGGTGTTCATTTGCCTAGAACATCCGACCGCCAAGCGCAGACTGGGAAGCCTATACCGCAGCAGCAATTGAGAACCGGAGATTTGGTATTTTTTAATACGGGTCCCCAACAGCATCATGTCGGCATCTATATCGAGCAAAGAAGATTCTTGCATGTCTCGACGATCAAAGGAGTCGCGATTTCCAGTTTAGATAATCAATACTGCTCCGATAGATATTGGAAATCGGTGCGTGTGCTCAGTTCGTGA